CGTGCTCCACATGCTACTTATTTCTTCGCCCTACCTTGTGGTTATTATAACTTCAATATCAAAACCACTCAtgcagttttctttttattagatggacaaaagttggatgagttTGGGTGATAGACTTCTATCACCTGCTTACGCTGAAGGGGTTAACAGTTTCCTTACAATGGCACGAACTCATTCCATGGGAAGTGATCACATTCGGTGTCTATGCCGTATATGCTGTAATAACCTCTTCTTGCCTATATTTGAGGTGGAGTCGCACTTGTTCATAAAAGGGATAGATCCAACTTACACTCactggatatttcatggggaggaggaaacacTCCCCATCATTGACGATGATGTTGATCCCAGAGTTGAAAGTGGAGACGTgtacattgatgacatggaccGTATGTTCGATGACATACAGGCAGACACATTCAGAGATGCTCCTGAAGACAACATGACGTCACCAATTCACTCAGCAATACCACAATTCTCCCCATCCACTACTTTCGAACAACTATTAGAGGATGCCCAAAGTCCTCTTTTTGATGGCTGTACAAAATTCTCAAAGCTCTCTTTCGTAGTGAAGTTGTTACTTattaaaacacttggtgggtGGTCAATCAAGTCTTTTGATATGCTTCTAAGCCTTTTGCGGTCAGCCTTTCCTAATGTTGAAttgccacaatcatatgaggagGCAAGGACATTGGAGCGCGGTTTGGGTTTCACGTAccacaaaattcatgcatgccctaatgactgcatcttattctggaaggaaaatgctaatcttAATGAGTGCCCTATCTGTAAGGCTTCGCGATGGATGCCAAATACACATGGCTCACAAGTGATCCCTCAAAAAGTGCTTcggcattttcctttgaagccaagATTGCAGTGTCTGTTTGTGTCAAGCAAGATAGCAGGTGACATGAGATGGCATAAGGAGTAGCGGGTCACCGATGAGACTAGTATGagacatcctgctgactctgaAGCCTGGAAGACATTTGATCAAGCTAACCCTAGATTTGCACGGGATGCTCGCAATGTTAGGCTCGGTTTGGCAAGCGACGGATTTAATCCCTTCAATAATCTGGCTAAACcttatagcatttggccagtgatTCTTGTCCCGTATAACTTACCACcgtggttatgcatgaaagacatGTTCTTCATGACATCCCTCATTATCCCTGGCCCAAAATCACCAGGGAATGATATTGATGTTTATTTGCAACCATTAATTGATGAGTTACTTGAACTTTGGGAACATGGGGTACCTACATTTGATGCATCTACTAAGGAAATGTTCATGTTACATGCTGCCTTATTGTGGACAATCAACGACTTTCCCGCATATGGAAATCTATCTGGGTGGTCAACAAAAGGGAAACTGGCATGTCCGTCTTGCAATGCAAGTACAGATTTCAACTGGTTGAAATATGGCAGAAAACATTGTTACATGGGACATCGACGTCTCTTACTGACATATCACATGTGGCGAACGAGAAAAGCCTTGTTCAACGGTAAAGAAGATATTCGCATGCCACCAACTATGGTTGAAGGAGCGGATCTTTTAACTCAACTACAAATGCTTGGAGATATTCACTTTGGAAAATCTCGTAGGAAGAGAAAACGCACTACGGAAGAGTTTAACTGGATAAAGAAAAGCATCTTTTTCAAACTACCTTATTGGTCAACTTTGGGGCttagacataatctagatgttatgcatgttgagaagaatatttctaAGAACATATTGGGCACTTTTATGAACATTCCCGGCAAGACAAAAGATAACGCTAATTCCCGGTGTGACTTAGAGATCTTGGGCTTCAGAAAGGAATTACATTTGAAACGTGAAGGTGAACGTGTTATAATGCCACATGCATCATACACATTACATGGAGATGAAAGGAATAAATTCTGTGAGTGGCTTGCTGAGGTTAAATTTCCAGATGGGTTCGCTACCAATATCATGCATTGTGTATCTATACATGATTCCAAAATCTCTGGGTTGAAAAGCCATgaccatcatttttttttgcAAACACTACTACCTATTgctgttgggggggggggggggggttcttaaagagggatattgcattggctttgactgaacttaGTAGTTTGTTCAAAGAGTTGTGCGCCCGAACATTAGATGTGCATCGCCTATCTAAGCTTCAAGTTGATATCGTCACCATTCTATGCAAACTagagatgatattccctccatcGTTTTTCGATGTTATGGTCCACCTAGCTGTACACTTACCCCGTGAGGCTATTTTCGGAGGTCCAGTTCAATATCGGTGGATGTACCCATTTGAGAGGTATATGGGCAAATTCAAgtggtatgttaagaataaagcacgtccagaaggttcaatagcAGAAGCCTGGGTTCATATCGAGTGTTTGACATTTTGCTTCATGTATCTCCAAGATGTTGAGATGAAGTTTAATCGAGCAGATCACAACATTGATAGTGTTGAAGAGGAGACTATAGATgggttcaaaattttcaaccagaaacTTTGTCCTTTGGGTATGGCTAATAATGTGCAATTAGAAGTTGAACTCCATACAGCAGCCATTTGGTACGTGCTAAACAACTGTATTGAGATTGGATCGTATTTAGAGTAAGCAATCATTACTTCCTTCGTGCTTTCTCAAAACAACCTACTACCATTCGCTTTATAAAATTACGTCACTGACAATTTCTGATTCTCCATCATTTTCTTCCTCACCAAATGCAGGGAACACTACGACAAATGCAGGGTGTCAAACCCAAATTTTGTAGATCGCATGCACCAAACTGAGTTTCCAATTTGGTTCAAGCAACGTGTAAGTTAGCTTGCTAGTTATCTACTTTGTGTAATTATACCCGATAGTGATATGACAATATCACTGACACTATAAGTTCATGATAACCATACCGATATTCATGTAGGTTTTGGACCAGCGTAACAACAATCCACTTGAGGTGTCTCAAGATTTGTATGCGTTAGCTTGCGGTCCTGACCGTTGGGTTGCATCATATGCTGCCTGCATTATAAATGATAAACGGTTCCATACGAAGTCTCGTGAAATTCGCCGGCATTCACAAAATTCTGGGGTATTAGTAACTAGTGACCAAGCTACTGATAATGTAGACTTTTATGATATTATCAATGATGTTGTGGAGTTACACTACATGGGAGGTCGTAGAGTGTACTTGTTcagttgtgattggtttgatgttggAGATAAGAAACGGGGGGTATGAGTAGACGATCATTTAACTAGTGTCAATTTTAATAGGACGTGGTATAAGGACAAACCATATGTGTTGGCATGCTAGGCTTCCCAGTATTTTTACATTAGGGATATAAGGGTGAAAGGGAATTGGTATGTTGTGCAGAAGTACAATAATAGGAATGTGTATGACATTCCTCTAGTGCAGAGGGTTTTAGATAGTAATGATGGCGAATCAAGTGACGATGATGCCTATCAAGAGAATGAGTCCCCATATGACTATccacttttgcattgtgatgcatgtccagtgtcaactccacttAGTAGGATTGATATAGAACCTACCCATATTGATGCACGAGACCACATGGAGCTGGGTGGTCCACGCAGAAATTCACctgattttattgatgatggcaTGGTTCCATCTGGttctggagatgcttatggtgaTTGGGAAGATTCAGATGAGGACGACCCATCCACCGAGGAAGAGTCTGACTCAGAATAACCAACTGCCAACTTCATGATATTAGGTGAATTCTCAATGTTTTACCATATCTATATGCTAATATTTTGAATTCTCAAGGTTGTTCCATTGGCCGCCATTCTGTTATAAGCATGAACTTGCATTTGACTTGATTTATTTAAACCTGAGCAAcaagaataaatttaatattagggTACTGAATTTTTGATACTCGACAAGTCTTATTAGTTTAATAAGGTTATCTTATTGGAGTGTGAGATTATATTTGTTCACTACACTTGACtagattgataatttttttctattattccaTCTCAGGTCGGGCAAAGGAGTGAAAACTGGGGATAGTGTTCTTAAAAAAACTATCGCAATCCCATCTCAACATTAGGCGTTAACGAGGAGCATGAACGGCCGAGGTACATATTCTGACATGCTTTGGCAATTAAAATATGCTTTAGATATGATCCTAACACAAATGAGATGTTAATTAAATGCAGGTGAGGTAGTGGGAGCTAGTGGCCGCGATCGGCCCAGAGGCCAAGCATTCCGTGGTAGAAGATTGGTGCCTTATTCATGCCGAGCCCGGCGGCCTCGGGGTGCTCAGATTAGTTCATACCATTCACCAGGAGACGTGGATGAGGCCAGCTCAGATGACTCTACCCAACCCCCAAGCCATCCATGGGAGCCACCGTGTGTGGCCACAACACTGGTGGCCGAGCCTGACAGCGTCACCTCACCCATTATAAGGCCGGAGCCTGATAGAGTTCAAATTGGTATTTTCATAAATAGTGTCTATTTTATAAGGCCAGctcaaaataaacatattttgGTCTTGAAGTATATTTGTAAATGCCATCATATGGTCACTAGACATTACTGTTATGATGTCATACAGGTGTGAATGCCCCAACGGAGCCTAACAGAGTGACGTCACCCAATATAGAGGCAGAGCGTGCTAGAGTTCAAACTAGTATAGTTCACATTCAAGCGTCTTTTTTTCACATATTGAATATACATATCATGGTGGTTACAATAGGAATGCTTGGTTAATTTATAAGTAACTAGAttgaaatattgttattatgtcATATAGGTGTGGACATCGCCACGGAGCCTAACTTAGTGACCTCAACCAATATAGAGGCAGAGCCTGCTAGTTGCCAAATCGGTATGGTTCATATATGTGtgacataaaaaatatacaatgatTACACGTTACATGGTGTTACAATAAagttaataataatacattagcCTCCTaaccatatattattttttattatgtcaTACAGGTGAGGACATCCCTACGGAGCCTGTAGTGAACCAGGTGCAGAGGAGACGTGGACGTGGGCCAGCCAAGTGCACTGAATTTGAGAAATTGCGGAAACATGGAAAGGTGTTGTTGAAGATAAACAATGGAGAAACAACACCATGCTATTCAAACGCCAACATGTTAACAACACGATTAACATGGATAGTCAAACATCATTGTGATATGAGTTATCCAAGATGGAGTGATGTTCCCCAAGCACATAAGGATGAGTTAATCGATCGTGTTCGGGTAAGACAACCCATTCTGTATCATTTTGGTGGGTTTTCCGTGGTTGTAGTTTAATTGATGATTTGGTCTATACTTTTGATTACATATGTAGGGTGATTTTGAACTTGATTGGGAATTGGAGAACCATCGATTGACAGTAATGAAACAGCTTCGGAAGCGCTTTAATGCATTCCACCATGAACTGCATaggatatatttatcatatgctAGCCACGACGAAGCATTGGCTAACGGTACTGTTCTAGTCAGCCCCCTTGTTTGGGTGAAGCTATGTGGTAGATGGGGTAGCGAGGCGTTCAAGGTATGTGTCAAGGGTGGTCAATAACCCTCCAAATTCAGTTGGTTAATGTAAAACCTAATTTCTTGGATGTTTGTATTTGTTATATTGTAATGCTTACATTTAATGGGTTTTTAATGGCAGAAAATTTCTACTAAAAATCGGGAGAATAGGAAGAGGCTGATTATTAACCACAAAGCAGGTCGCAAATCTTTTGTGCGGATTCATGAAGAGAAGGTATAAGATTTAGGCTGTTTAAGTTGACATTATCAAatttctcactttctttttcatttagcgTTATAGCATTTAGTACACATATGGTATAGCATTTATTCGTTATTCTAATAAATACCGGGATTAAGCTACCAATCCCGGTGTTGAAATATGTTGTGCCAGATTTCCTGACTGTGtgttatatatacacatttcacACACATGTAGAGGGCCGAATCAGGGAATTTGGTAGACTTTTTCAAGGAAACCCACTGGTCcaagaagaattcaaaatttttatcaccTGCTACTAAAGACAAATATGTGAGTAAATTCTCTAATCTTCCAAAATTTGTTAACTGCAATGCATactgaatttatttatatgaataaataaattaactataactttttaccttgaaatatttaatcttattattgtGTCGTATTTCAGAAGGATATGGTTGGAAAGCTGGATAATCTAGAACCAGAGCAGCGAACTGATGAAACGGCAACGGGTGTGTTTAGAGAAGTGCTTGGTCATAGACCAGGTTATTCAAGAGGATTGGGAGAGATGGTAATCCCAGAGTCCACGAGACAACGTTCATTGGCACGAGAGAAAGAGTACTTAGCTTTGATTGAGAAACATAAGAAAGACGCTGAATCTTCCAAGAGTGAGATGGAGGCAATGAAGGCGAACATGCAACTCTTGTTGGAGAGACAAGCGGAAACCGACCGCCTATTGAGGGCTTTCTTCGCTGCTAACCCATCGGCCAGTGAGTCTCTTCGAGAGACTCAATGAGGGGGGTATTGTGATTAAGCTGAAAAATGGGAAGGTTTTTTGTGGCATTTTGGATGCATTTTGTTGTTGTTCCAATGGTGgattgacaatatatatatatatatatatatccaatggaaggctatatgtatatgttttgtGGGAGCAAGATGGTGATTGGGTAAAGTTTGAGTTTTTTGGGCCCTATGatatataactaaatatatatgtagttcGGGCTACCTACATGAGGGGAAGATTATGCTAACTGATGATATCATACAGGTAAACATACCCTTTCCACTATCTTTATACTTATAGCATATTGTAGTGGCATGCTTACGGACCTTACTACTTATTGTATTCATTAAAACATTGGGGTAAACTTACGGACTTGAAATACTTTGTGTTCAGGATACGTAATATGGTGTATGTATGTGGTACAATTGGAACGGGTCACTTTTTGCAACTGCACTCCATCTGTCCTTGGCATGCTCGTATGTTCGATGAGAGTTGGGATTGTGTGATGATGTACAAACTAGTGTATGTGTCATCATGCAGAAATTCACAGGAGGCTGAACGAACAGGTGATGTCTTCATTCCCCGTATTAAGTTTGATTTCGGAGGATCTACATCCAAGATGTgaacttgagaaaatatttatttaataggaAGACCTTAGCATTTAGGGTGATTATTATTGTTAGGAAAGGGTATGGGTGATTATTGTCTATAACATGATATAGAACTGGTGAAACAACACCTATTTGAGGCATAAAGGTATATTATAGCATTTAGTACTCTCAATTTACTGAAGCTGTACATCTTAGACTGTGTCTCTTTCTCACAATATTTAGGTATGCAAACTGTCCAAATTTGTGGTTAAACTTAATGCGGGTTTCAGATTTTTGGTAAAAGTTTGGGTTCAATTCAGGTAATACTTTTTTACGCTATTTATGTATAGGACATTGGAGCAAGGTTCAGATGTTTCAGAAGCGGGTTATTGGGTTTGGGCCGCAGCTGTCAATTACCTCGAGTGATTAGCTGGTAAATACCATTTACAGCAAagtgttatttttaatatgttagtGTATGTCTTAAGCTATGTATCCCCCATTCAATCATAACACTACTAATAGGTAGTAGTAACTGTGTGGAGGCAGAAATTATACGTAAGAAGAAAATAACTAATCCAGTTATCTGGGAAAGTCCAAGGGAATCATAATGAGAACTTTTCTATTGGATGGAAGATACCTAATGCAaagaattttattctaaataaaTACCATTAATGACAAGTTTTAAATATCAGTAGCATTTTCCATTTATACAAACATATGAATGTTTTTTCTGAGAATTGAAAACATGCACACAGGACAGGACAACTAGAAAAAAACCTAGTTTATATGCACTACCGGCCTAGAACATTCCATTCATGCCCATTCTACACATATAGTAAAGGCCTTATCTTGATACTTGTTTGCTTATACAAACAAATACATTTCATAGTAAGCACCTCCAAACATGTCTACAAGGTCTTATCTTAAATTTCTTTGCTTATACAATTTGCCAAATGTCTTAATATGAGGTGGATATTGAGATAAGTACTATTGTATATTACATGAGCTTCATCACTTTGTTATGCTAGcatttaatagttatatataataagttatatatataacttataaatcAGTAAGTAGAACTcactttttattcatttataagTTAGATTTCTACTGCGACTAACGTCCAACGCAGTAGAAATCGCTGAGAATAAGTAATTCAGCaatatttggagttttttgCGAATCAAATTTGAGGCTGTAAaagaccatttttcttgtagtgaaggAAAGTTGATTTAGTGACCACAATTGTGCATTGTGGTCTGACATCCACATCTGACCCTCCAGTTTCTCCAGGCCTTGAGTACCCTATTGAAAGTCACAAGTAATTATTAGAGAGAATTTCCACCCCTCTTCCTTCACTTATTCCTCTTTCCTTTAATTCTAAATACATCATATTAAGAAAAgtcaaaaaacaaacaaagaaatttgagataTATAGCTTAAAAATATTGATCTGTAATATCACACATGTGTGTTGAAAGTCCCAAATCTgttaacatgatatatatatatatatatatgcagcatGACATCACACATGAAATGTATTAcacttataataaattagttattgatataatattttcCATATAAACATGATGCATATGGAATATTTAAAGCTGTGGCTTGTATGAAACGCAGTACTAATTCCAAGCAATGGGTAGTGCTTCAAACATTACAAGATTAGAAATTCCACGTACAACCAGATATTCAAATGACAGTTTATTC
This is a stretch of genomic DNA from Carya illinoinensis cultivar Pawnee chromosome 15, C.illinoinensisPawnee_v1, whole genome shotgun sequence. It encodes these proteins:
- the LOC122296877 gene encoding uncharacterized protein LOC122296877, encoding MRHPADSEAWKTFDQANPRFARDARNVRLGLASDGFNPFNNLAKPYSIWPVILVPYNLPPWLCMKDMFFMTSLIIPGPKSPGNDIDVYLQPLIDELLELWEHGVPTFDASTKEMFMLHAALLWTINDFPAYGNLSGWSTKGKLACPSCNASTDFNWLKYGRKHCYMGHRRLLLTYHMWRTRKALFNGKEDIRMPPTMVEGADLLTQLQMLGDIHFGKSRRKRKRTTEEFNWIKKSIFFKLPYWSTLGLRHNLDVMHVEKNISKNILGTFMNIPGKTKDNANSRCDLEILGFRKELHLKREGERVIMPHASYTLHGDERNKFCEWLAEVKFPDGSLFKELCARTLDVHRLSKLQVDIVTILCKLEMIFPPSFFDVMVHLAVHLPREAIFGGPVQYRWMYPFERYMGKFKWYVKNKARPEGSIAEAWVHIECLTFCFMYLQDVEMKFNRADHNIDSVEEETIDGFKIFNQKLCPLGMANNVQLEVELHTAAIWEHYDKCRVSNPNFVDRMHQTEFPIWFKQRVLDQRNNNPLEVSQDLYALACGPDRWVASYAACIINDKRFHTKSREIRRHSQNSGVLVTSDQATDNVDFYDIINDVVELHYMGGRRVYLFSCDWFDVGDKKRGASQYFYIRDIRVKGNWYVVQKYNNRNVYDIPLVQRVLDSNDGESSDDDAYQENESPYDYPLLHCDACPVSTPLSRIDIEPTHIDARDHMELGGPRRNSPDFIDDGMVPSGSGDAYGDWEDSDEDDPSTEEESDSE